The DNA region GTTCAAAGAGTTAAAAAAGCGAGTGTTAAAATTCAAAATACTTCTGATGGAGATTATATTAATGGTGAGATTGACAAAGGTCTTTTAGTATTTTTGGGAATTACCCATGAAGATAATGATAAAGACTTAGACTATATCGCAGATAAAATATCAGGTCTTAGGATATTTGAAGATGAGCAAGGAAAGATGAATTTATCAATTGATGATATAAAGGGAGAAATTCTTTTAATTTCTCAGTTTACATTATATGGAGATTGTAGAAAAGGAAGAAGACCTGGATTTACAGATGCAGCAAGGCCAGAGATAGCAATACCACTATATGAAAAAATGATAGAAACTTTAAAATTAAAAGGAATAAAAGTTGAAGTCGGTATATTCGGTGCAGATATGCTCGTAGACATTCAAAATGATGGACCTGTTACAATTT from Acetoanaerobium noterae includes:
- the dtd gene encoding D-aminoacyl-tRNA deacylase codes for the protein MRAVVQRVKKASVKIQNTSDGDYINGEIDKGLLVFLGITHEDNDKDLDYIADKISGLRIFEDEQGKMNLSIDDIKGEILLISQFTLYGDCRKGRRPGFTDAARPEIAIPLYEKMIETLKLKGIKVEVGIFGADMLVDIQNDGPVTILLDSSKLF